The genomic DNA GGTCACGCGCGTATCTTCCATGTCACTGCTTCCAGATGATTGAGCAAATCGGATGCTGGAAGCGATAGACGAAAACCCCACGCGCTGTAGCTGATCTGAATCAACTGCGGCGGCGTTCGTCTCAAAAAGACACGGGCAATGGGCGGAGATTTTTTGTGGTATTGCGTCCAGGCACGGGACTGCGCAACCTGCACAAGGCCCCATTACTGACGAATTCCAACGATGTTTCGGAGAAGAGGCAGGGCTTGGGATGGTGGGCGCAGTAGGGATTGAACCTACGACCCCACCCGTGTGAAGGGTGTGCTCTCCCGCTGAGCTATGCGCCCATCCCAAAGAAACAACCGCTGACACACCACAGAGACGACAATGCGAGGCCCGACGGACCCCGATCCTGAGCGGCCCATATGGTGGAGGGGATGGTACCATCCGCAAAGCCCAGGAACCACCGGACTTTGGGATGGTGGGCGCAGTAGGGATTGAACCTACGACCCCACCCGTGTGAAGGGTGTGCTCTCCCGCTGAGCTATGCGCCCATCCCAGTAAAACCGCGCCGGCGTCAGGCTCGTTTCGCTGTCGCGTCGTTGCCACCGCTGCGGTGAGGCGGGTTTCTAAAGGCCCCGCCCCCTCCTGTCAAGCACCTGTTTCACACCAATATCAAAGAAGCCCTTCCGCCCGGAGCCCCCGATGAGCCAATGGACATGACGCACCGGACCGCGCTTCCCGCCAAGCTTCCCGCCAAGCGTCCCTCGGTCGCTCTCATCGTCGGGCTGTTCGCGGCGGTCGCCGGTCTGTTTTCCCCGCCTGCCCTGGCGCAGCGCTGGCAGTTGGACTACCGCGTCCATGTCGGCGGCGTGGCCGTGCTCGACGCACGGGCGGAGCTGACCCTGACCCAAGGCCGCTACAGCGTCCAGGTCAACGCCGCGACGGATGGCTTTCTGGGACGCCTGTTTCCCTGGGAAACCCAATCGCTCAGCGTCGGCACGGTCGGGCCGGATGGCGTCGTCCCGATCCGCCATACCCAGTCCGGCGTTCTGCGCGGTTCCCCGCGGACCGTCACTTTGGACTATGGGCCGGACGGCCGCGTTCGCACGCAGGTCTCCCCGCCCCCGGAGGAGGAGGACCGCGACCCCGTCTCCGAGAACCTCACCCGGCAGAGTCGCGATCCGTTGAGCGGTGTCTTGGAAATGCTGCTCGCCGGGTTTCACGGTGAGGGATGCCAGCGCACGGTGCCCATTTATGACGGGCGCCGCCGGTACGACATGATCTTCACGGATCGGGGAATGACCACGGTCGGGGCGTCGCGCCATTCGGTGTTCTCGGGCGCGGCGCGGCAATGCCGGGTGTCTCACAAGCCGATCGCCGGCTACGAGCGCACGCCGCGCCAACCCTTCTGGCAGCGTGGCGGAGGCCGGGAGGAACGCCCGCCCGTCGATCTGTGGATCGCTCCGGTGGAGGGGGCAGGCCCGCCCCTGCCCGTCCGGCTGGAAACCGACAGCGGATTCGGCGGGGTCGTCGTCCACCTCATCGCCGCCCGCAAGACCGACCAGACGGCGGAGCGTCCCGCTGAACCGGCGCCGGGGCGGATCCGTTGAGGGTCAGGCGCGCCCGACGTTGCCGCTGCCGGCGGTGGGATGATACAGCAGTTCGGCCATCGGCCGCTTGGCCAGCGCCTGTTCGCACAGGCGGTTGAACTCGGCCATCTTGCGCTGGAGGTCGCTGTGGTGGGCCATCATCCGGTCGAAGTCAGCGGTGGCCGAGTCGATCTGGCTGTTGGCCGGGGTGCGGTTGGCGGCGTGGCCTTCGATGGACAGAACATCGGCGGACAGGGAGTTGCCGGTCTGGGTCTTACCGGGGAAGGCAAGGATCTGGGCCATCGGGTGTCTCCTTCGCTCACCACCATTCGATGCACCCATCCAACTACATTTACCTTTCGTTAGCCACTGTTAATCTCTCGTTAACCATGACAAGAAGGAGACCTACGGCGAAGCCCTCGCTGGACCCGGTCGCGCGGCCGGCCGCTCAGGCGCCCAGCCGCCGCAGGGCGTCCGGCAGGTCGGCGATGCGGTCGAGCAGGATGTCGGCGCCCAACTCCTGCACCGGCATGCGGGGATAACCGTAGGTCATCGCCACCACCGGCAGCCCGGCGGCACGGGCGGCCTTAACGTCGTTGCGGTTGTCCCCCACCATCGCGGCGCTGCCGCCGCCCAGCGCCTCGACCACCCAGGACAGATGGCGCCCGTCCGGCTTCTTCACCGGCAGCGTGTCGCCGCCGGCCAGCGCGCCGAACAGGGGTGACAGGCCCAGAGTGTCCAGCAGTTTCCGGGTGATCCGCTCCGGCTTGTTGGTGCACAGCCCCAGCTTCACACCACCGTCCGCCAGCCCTTTCAAGGTTTCCGGCACGCCGGGATAGAGCACAGCGGACTCATCGTCCTGAAAATAGGCATCGAGATAGTCGGCCAGGGCCGGCTGCAGCGCCTCGTCGGTCAGGGCATCGCCGGTCGCCGCGAAGGCCTGCCGGACGAGGGCGGCCGACCCGTCGCCCACCATGCCGCGCACCTGCGCCTCGGTGAGGGTGGGCCGTGCAAAGCGGGACAGGGTACGGTTCAGGACGCGGGTCATGTCCCGCGCGCTGTCGATCAGCGTGCCGTCCAGGTCGAAAACGACCGCGGAGAAGGGGATGGCGGCGGGCGCGGCGGACATCGGCAGGAGTCCCATGATGAGGCAAAGACGGGCGAATACCCCTTTCGATAGCACGCTCTTCCCCCGGCGGCGAGCCCCTGTTCCCGCGATCCACCCCCGGCATAGGCCCATCGGCGCCGGCGGCGCGGGGTGTGTACACCCTCGGGCCGCGATTTGTGTATGTCAGATTGACACAAAAGTTGACTTGGGGTCCCGGCACCGGATGTGGCACTGAATGGCTGAAGACAGACGTATTGTCCGGATTTTGATGCGCATGCTTTTCTGCCCGTCCGCCATAACCCACACCCAATACTGCAGGGATATCCGATGACTCAGCACCGCCCGCTCGCCTGCGTCATTCTTGCCGCCGGCAAAGGCACCCGCATGAAGTCGGACCTGCCGAAGGTCCTGCACCGCGTCGCCGGCCAGCCGATGGTCGGCCATGTGCTGTCCGCGGTGAGAGCGCTCGACCCCGACCATGTGGTCGTGGTGGTCGGCCCCGGAATGGACAATGTGGCCGACGCCGTCGCCCCCTACCCCACCGCCGTCCAGCACGAGCAGCGCGGCACCGCCGACGCGGTCCGCGCCGCCTTCGGCCTGCTGGAGGGCTTCGACGGAGACGTGGTGGTGCTCTACGGCGACACGCCACTGGTCACGCCCGACACGTTGCGCGCCATGGTCGCCGCGCGGCGCCAGCCGAGCGACCCTGCGGTCGTCGTCCTGGGCATGCGCCCCGACGATCCCGGCGCCTACGGCCGCCTGATCCTGAACGCCCGCGGCGGGTTGGAGAAAATCGTCGAGTATCTGGATGCCTCGGAGGAGGAGCGCCAGGTCACCCTGTGCAACGCCGGGCTGATGGCCTTCGACGGGGCGCGGATGTTCGACCTCATCAGCCGCATCGGCAACGCCAACGCCAAGAGCGAATACTACCTCACCGACGTGGTGCAGATCGCCCGCAGCAACGGCATGGCCTGCGCGGTGGTCGAGTCCGCCCCGGCGGAGGTTGTCGGCGTGAACTCCCGCGCCGAGCTGTCGGAAGTGGAGAAGCTGATCCAGCGCCGCCTGCGCAAGGCCGCCATGGACAACGGCGCCACCCTGACCGACCCGGACAGCGTTACCTTCTGCGTGGACACCCGCCTCGGCCGCGACGTGATCGTCGGCCCGCATGTGGTGTTCGGCCCCGGCGTGGTCGTCGCCGACCGGGTGGAGATCAAGGCCTTCAGCCATCTGGAGCAGGTTCGCGTGGACAGCGGCGCCCAGGTCGGCCCCTACGCCCGCCTGCGCCCGGGGGCGGAGATCGGCCCGGACGCCCACATCGGCAACTTTGTCGAGATCAAGAACGCGAAGATCGAGGCCGGAGCCAAGGTCAACCACCTCACCTACATCGGCGACGCGCGGGTGGGGGCGAAGGCCAACATCGGCGCCGGGACCATCACCTGCAATTACGACGGCTACGCCAAGAGCCACACCGACATCGGCGCCGGAGCCTTCATCGGCTCCAACACCGCGCTGGTTGCCCCGGTCAAGGTGGGCGACGGCGCGATCGTCGGGGCAGGCAGCGTGGTCACCACCGACGTCGAGGGCGACGCGCTGGTCGTGGCGCGCGGGCGCCAGCAGGCTTACACCGGCTGGGCCAAGCGTTTCCGCGAACGGAAGCAAAACGAGAAAGCGAAAAAGGCGTAAGATTGCCCCGGTTGACCGTTCATCCGGCCCCGGCCATCATTCAGGAGTTGCAGGTTCATGTGTGGCATCATCGGCATCATCGGCACGCATGACGCGGCCCCCCGTCTCGTCGAGGGCCTGCGCCGCCTCGAATACCGCGGTTACGACAGCGCCGGCGTCGCCACGCTGGTCAAGGGCGGCATCGAGCGCCGCCGCGCCGAGGGCAAGCTGCTCAACCTCGACGCCAAGCTGCGCGAGGCGCCGCTGCCGGGCGTGATCGGCATCGGCCACACCCGCTGGGCCACGCACGGCGGCCCGACCGAGAACAACGCCCACCCGCACGCCACGCACCGCGTGGCCGTGGTGCACAACG from Azospirillum brasilense includes the following:
- a CDS encoding HAD-IA family hydrolase gives rise to the protein MSAAPAAIPFSAVVFDLDGTLIDSARDMTRVLNRTLSRFARPTLTEAQVRGMVGDGSAALVRQAFAATGDALTDEALQPALADYLDAYFQDDESAVLYPGVPETLKGLADGGVKLGLCTNKPERITRKLLDTLGLSPLFGALAGGDTLPVKKPDGRHLSWVVEALGGGSAAMVGDNRNDVKAARAAGLPVVAMTYGYPRMPVQELGADILLDRIADLPDALRRLGA
- a CDS encoding DUF3108 domain-containing protein, with translation MTHRTALPAKLPAKRPSVALIVGLFAAVAGLFSPPALAQRWQLDYRVHVGGVAVLDARAELTLTQGRYSVQVNAATDGFLGRLFPWETQSLSVGTVGPDGVVPIRHTQSGVLRGSPRTVTLDYGPDGRVRTQVSPPPEEEDRDPVSENLTRQSRDPLSGVLEMLLAGFHGEGCQRTVPIYDGRRRYDMIFTDRGMTTVGASRHSVFSGAARQCRVSHKPIAGYERTPRQPFWQRGGGREERPPVDLWIAPVEGAGPPLPVRLETDSGFGGVVVHLIAARKTDQTAERPAEPAPGRIR
- the glmU gene encoding bifunctional UDP-N-acetylglucosamine diphosphorylase/glucosamine-1-phosphate N-acetyltransferase GlmU — its product is MTQHRPLACVILAAGKGTRMKSDLPKVLHRVAGQPMVGHVLSAVRALDPDHVVVVVGPGMDNVADAVAPYPTAVQHEQRGTADAVRAAFGLLEGFDGDVVVLYGDTPLVTPDTLRAMVAARRQPSDPAVVVLGMRPDDPGAYGRLILNARGGLEKIVEYLDASEEERQVTLCNAGLMAFDGARMFDLISRIGNANAKSEYYLTDVVQIARSNGMACAVVESAPAEVVGVNSRAELSEVEKLIQRRLRKAAMDNGATLTDPDSVTFCVDTRLGRDVIVGPHVVFGPGVVVADRVEIKAFSHLEQVRVDSGAQVGPYARLRPGAEIGPDAHIGNFVEIKNAKIEAGAKVNHLTYIGDARVGAKANIGAGTITCNYDGYAKSHTDIGAGAFIGSNTALVAPVKVGDGAIVGAGSVVTTDVEGDALVVARGRQQAYTGWAKRFRERKQNEKAKKA